The Camelina sativa cultivar DH55 chromosome 14, Cs, whole genome shotgun sequence genome includes a window with the following:
- the LOC104739433 gene encoding histone deacetylase 8 — MASDVSSPSPASSMASSRVDVFWHDGMLRHDAVLGVFDSGHDPGFIDVLEKHPENADRVRNMLSILRRGPIAPHANWFTGRPAIISELLKFHTSEYIEKLVEADKSGERCELAPGTFMSPGSWEAALLAAGTTLSAMQHILDSHGKIAYALVRPPGHHAQPTQADGYCFLNNAALAVKLALDSGSCSRVAAIDIDVHYGNGTAEGFYTSDKVLTVSLHMNHGSWGSSHPQKGSIDEIGVDVGLGYNLNVPLPNGTGDRGYEYAMTELVVPAVRRFGPDMVVLVVGQDSSAFDPNGRQSLTMNGYRRIGQIMRGVAEEHSQGRLLMVQEGGYHVTYAAYCLHAMLEGVLNIPEPHLSDAIAYYPEEEAIAVAAVESIKKYHSEFVPFLRGT; from the exons ATGGCCTCCGACGTCTCATCTCCGTCGCCGGCTTCTTCGATGGCTTCCAGTCGCGTAGACGTCTTCTGGCACGACGGAATGCTCCGACACGACGCCGTATTAGGCGTCTTCGACTCCGGACACGACCCTGGGTTCATCGACGTATTGGAGAAGCACCCGGAGAACGCCGATCGCGTCAGGAACATGCTTTCGATTCTCCGACGCGGTCCCATCGCTCCTCATGCCAATTGGTTTACTGGACGTCCAGCAATCATATCTGAGCTTCTGAAGTTTCACACTTCAG AGTACATCGAGAAGCTAGTGGAGGCAGATAAATCAGGAGAAAGGTGTGAACTTGCTCCAGGTACTTTCATGAGCCCAGGCTCGTGGGAAGCTGCCCTTCTTGCAGCTGGAACAACTCTATCAGCTATGCAACATATTCTTGATTCCCATGGGAAGATAGCTTACGCTCTGGTACGCCCACCAGGCCACCACGCACAGCCTACTCAAGCCGATGGGTATTGCTTCCTCAACAATGCTGCTCTTGCTGTCAAGCTGGCGTTAGATTCGGGTTCTTGTTCTCGAGTTGCGGCTATTGACATCGATGTGCACTATGGAAATGGCACAGCTGAAGGGTTTTATACATCTGATAAGGTTCTTACGGTGTCACTTCATATGAACCATGGGTCGTGGGGATCGTCTCACCCGCAGAAAGGATCAATTGATGAAATTGGTGTAGACGTGGGATTGGGTTACAATCTGAATGTCCCTTTACCTAATGGCACTGGTGACCGTGGCTATGAATATGCCATGACTGAGCTGGTGGTTCCTGCTGTTAGAAGGTTTGGACCCGATATGGTTGTTCTCGTTGTTGGTCAAGATTCTAGCGCT TTTGATCCAAACGGGAGACAAAGCCTGACGATGAATGGATACAGAAGGATTGGGCAGATAATGAGGGGAGTGGCAGAGGAACACAGCCAGGGAAGGTTGCTTATGGTGCAAGAAGGCGGGTATCATGTTACTTATGCAGCGTATTGCCTCCACGCCATGCTAGAAGGCGTGCTAAACATTCCAGAACCGCATCTATCGGATGCGATCGCTTATTATCCTGAAGAAGAAGCTATTGCTGTTGCAGCTGTggaatcaataaaaaaataccaCTCCGAATTTGTTCCATTTCTCAGGGGAACATGA